A region from the Melioribacter roseus P3M-2 genome encodes:
- a CDS encoding STAS domain-containing protein yields the protein MKIKTYEKYGAVVIELKGNVMGGPEAQEFSDLLHKLLEEGKKNVVVDLSGCKFMNSSGLGMLISGYTTMKNGGGNFKLANATDKIESLLVITKLITIFEHYPSVEEAVKSFSE from the coding sequence ATGAAAATCAAAACATATGAAAAATACGGCGCTGTAGTAATCGAGTTAAAAGGCAACGTTATGGGCGGTCCTGAAGCCCAGGAATTCAGCGACTTGTTGCACAAACTCCTTGAGGAAGGCAAGAAAAATGTAGTTGTCGACCTTTCGGGTTGTAAATTTATGAACAGTTCCGGACTCGGTATGCTAATCAGCGGATACACTACGATGAAAAACGGCGGCGGCAATTTTAAACTTGCCAACGCTACAGATAAAATCGAAAGTCTGCTGGTAATCACCAAATTGATTACAATATTCGAGCATTATCCATCGGTAGAAGAAGCCGTAAAAAGTTTTTCCGAATAA
- a CDS encoding RNA polymerase sigma factor, whose translation MTLLNNNEEKNDNLRDEDFELIEKFIEGDESVFRILVLKHKDKVRNLVFLTLGDNDFVDDISQDVFISVYNKLKDFRFESKFTTWIYRITVNKCRDYLRKKKVRSIFSPLGDTDRQYGVKSFSENIDLQKIVRKAIERLPENLKVPLILRDIDGFTYKEIAEQLNTEVGTIKSRIFRAREALKVILEPYYKEMNG comes from the coding sequence ATGACTTTGCTTAATAATAATGAAGAAAAGAATGACAATCTGCGCGATGAAGACTTTGAGCTAATAGAAAAGTTTATTGAAGGCGACGAATCGGTGTTCAGAATTCTTGTTCTTAAGCATAAAGACAAAGTTAGAAATTTAGTGTTCCTTACTCTGGGCGACAATGACTTTGTTGACGATATTTCCCAGGACGTTTTTATAAGCGTTTATAATAAATTAAAAGATTTCCGGTTCGAATCGAAATTTACAACCTGGATATATAGAATAACCGTCAACAAATGTCGCGACTATCTGAGGAAGAAAAAAGTGCGCAGTATTTTTTCGCCCCTTGGAGATACCGACCGTCAGTACGGCGTTAAATCTTTTTCCGAAAATATCGATTTACAGAAGATCGTCAGAAAAGCGATCGAACGCTTGCCCGAAAACTTGAAGGTTCCGCTTATTCTGAGAGATATCGACGGATTCACTTATAAGGAAATTGCCGAACAACTTAATACGGAAGTCGGTACAATTAAATCGAGAATATTCAGAGCGCGCGAAGCGCTGAAAGTTATTCTCGAACCATATTATAAAGAAATGAACGGATGA